Proteins encoded in a region of the Streptomyces akebiae genome:
- the purH gene encoding bifunctional phosphoribosylaminoimidazolecarboxamide formyltransferase/IMP cyclohydrolase: MTADINKRPLRRALVSVYDKTGLEELARGLHEAGVELVSTGSTAAKIAAAGVPVTKVEELTGFPECLDGRVKTLHPKVHAGILADLRLEDHQRQLAELGVEPFDLVVVNLYPFRETVASGATPDECVEQIDIGGPSMVRAAAKNHPSVAVVTSPARYADVLVAVKDGGFDLTTRKRLAAEAFQHTAAYDVAVASWFASSYAPADDSQFPDFLGATWERAHTLRYGENPHQPAALYVSGTGGLAEAEQLHGKEMSYNNYTDTDAARRAAYDHDEPAVAIIKHANPCGIAVGADVAEAHRKAHACDPLSAFGGVIAVNRPVSKEMAEQVAEIFTEVIVAPDYEEGALEALAKKKNIRVLKAPGAPAAPVELKPVDGGALLQVTDRLQADGDDPANWTLATGDALSADELAELAFAWKACRAVKSNAILLAKDGASVGVGMGQVNRVDSCKLAVERAGAERARGSYVASDAFFPFPDNIDVLAAAGVKAIVQPGGSVRDELVVEAAQKAGITMYFTGTRHFFH, encoded by the coding sequence GTGACCGCCGACATCAACAAGCGGCCCCTTCGCCGGGCGCTCGTCAGCGTCTACGACAAGACCGGGCTCGAGGAGCTCGCGCGCGGGCTGCACGAGGCCGGTGTCGAGCTCGTCTCCACCGGCTCCACGGCCGCGAAGATCGCCGCAGCCGGCGTCCCCGTCACCAAGGTCGAGGAGCTCACCGGCTTCCCCGAGTGCCTGGACGGCCGGGTCAAGACCCTGCACCCCAAGGTCCACGCGGGCATCCTCGCCGACCTCCGGCTGGAGGACCACCAGCGCCAGCTCGCCGAGCTGGGGGTCGAGCCCTTCGACCTCGTCGTCGTGAACCTCTACCCGTTCCGGGAGACCGTCGCCTCCGGCGCCACCCCCGACGAGTGCGTCGAGCAGATCGACATCGGCGGCCCCTCGATGGTCCGCGCCGCCGCCAAGAACCACCCCTCCGTCGCGGTCGTCACCAGCCCCGCCCGCTACGCGGACGTCCTCGTGGCGGTCAAGGACGGCGGGTTCGACCTCACCACCCGCAAGCGGCTCGCGGCCGAGGCCTTCCAGCACACGGCCGCGTACGACGTGGCCGTGGCCTCCTGGTTCGCGTCGTCCTACGCGCCCGCCGACGACTCGCAGTTCCCCGACTTCCTCGGGGCCACCTGGGAGCGCGCGCACACCCTGCGCTACGGCGAGAACCCGCACCAGCCCGCCGCGCTGTACGTCTCCGGGACCGGCGGTCTCGCCGAGGCCGAGCAGCTGCACGGCAAGGAGATGTCGTACAACAACTACACCGACACGGACGCCGCGCGCCGTGCCGCGTACGACCACGACGAGCCGGCCGTCGCGATCATCAAGCACGCCAACCCGTGCGGTATCGCGGTCGGTGCCGATGTCGCCGAGGCCCACCGCAAGGCGCACGCCTGTGACCCGCTGTCCGCGTTCGGCGGTGTGATCGCCGTCAACCGGCCGGTCAGCAAGGAGATGGCGGAGCAGGTCGCGGAGATCTTCACCGAGGTCATCGTCGCGCCCGACTACGAGGAGGGGGCCCTGGAGGCCCTCGCCAAGAAGAAGAACATCCGGGTGCTCAAGGCGCCGGGCGCGCCCGCCGCGCCGGTGGAGCTCAAGCCCGTCGACGGCGGTGCGCTGCTCCAGGTGACCGACCGTCTCCAGGCCGACGGGGACGACCCGGCGAACTGGACCCTCGCCACCGGTGACGCCCTCTCCGCCGACGAGCTGGCCGAGCTGGCGTTCGCCTGGAAGGCCTGCCGCGCGGTGAAGTCCAACGCCATCCTGCTCGCCAAGGACGGCGCGTCGGTGGGCGTCGGCATGGGACAGGTCAACCGCGTGGACTCCTGCAAGCTGGCGGTGGAGCGGGCCGGTGCCGAGCGCGCGCGGGGCTCGTACGTCGCCTCCGACGCCTTCTTCCCCTTCCCGGACAACATCGACGTCCTGGCTGCGGCAGGCGTCAAGGCCATCGTCCAGCCCGGCGGTTCGGTGCGTGACGAGCTGGTCGTCGAGGCCGCGCAGAAGGCCGGCATCACGATGTACTTCACGGGGACGCGGCACTTCTTCCACTGA
- a CDS encoding VWA domain-containing protein, producing the protein MTAGSEVDVAAERLRRWRLVLGGAAADGTGCALGGRDAAMDQALAALYGKGEKSGAGQNRSAGLGASAPSVARWLGDIRTYFPSSVVQVMQRDAIDRLGLSALLLEPEMLEAVEADVHLVGTLLSLNKAMPETTKETARAVVRKVVEDLEKRLATRTRATLTGALDRSARVNRPRHHDIDWNRTIAANLKNYLPEYRTVVPERLIGYGRASQSVKKEVVLCIDQSGSMAASVVYASVFGAVLASMRSISTRLVVFDTAVVDLTDQLDDPVDVLFGTQLGGGTDINRALAYCQSQITRPAETVVVLISDLYEGGIRDEMLKRVAAMKASGVQFVTLLALSDEGAPAYDREHAAALAALGAPAFACTPDLFPEVMAAAIEKRPLPIPDRV; encoded by the coding sequence GTGACGGCGGGGTCCGAGGTGGATGTGGCCGCAGAGCGGTTGCGGCGTTGGCGGCTCGTGCTGGGTGGGGCGGCGGCGGACGGCACCGGGTGCGCGCTCGGGGGACGGGACGCGGCGATGGACCAGGCGTTGGCCGCCCTGTACGGAAAGGGCGAGAAGTCCGGGGCGGGGCAGAACCGTTCGGCGGGGCTCGGGGCGTCGGCGCCGTCCGTGGCGCGGTGGTTGGGGGACATCCGGACGTACTTCCCCTCCTCCGTCGTCCAGGTGATGCAGCGGGACGCCATCGACCGGCTCGGGCTGTCCGCGCTGCTGCTGGAGCCGGAGATGCTGGAGGCGGTCGAGGCCGACGTCCACCTCGTCGGCACTCTCCTCTCCCTCAACAAGGCCATGCCGGAGACGACGAAGGAGACCGCGCGGGCCGTCGTGCGGAAGGTCGTCGAGGACCTGGAGAAGCGGCTCGCGACCCGCACCCGGGCCACCCTCACCGGCGCCCTCGACCGCAGCGCCCGCGTCAACCGGCCGCGTCACCACGACATCGACTGGAACCGCACGATCGCGGCCAACCTCAAGAACTACCTGCCGGAGTACCGGACCGTGGTACCCGAGCGGCTCATCGGGTACGGCCGGGCCTCGCAGTCGGTGAAGAAGGAGGTCGTCCTCTGCATCGACCAGTCGGGGTCCATGGCGGCATCCGTCGTGTACGCCTCGGTGTTCGGGGCGGTGCTGGCCTCCATGCGGTCCATCAGCACCCGGCTCGTCGTCTTCGACACGGCCGTCGTCGACCTCACCGACCAGCTCGACGATCCGGTCGACGTCCTTTTCGGCACCCAGCTCGGCGGTGGCACGGACATCAACAGGGCCCTGGCGTACTGCCAGTCGCAGATCACCCGGCCCGCGGAGACCGTGGTCGTGCTGATCAGCGACCTCTACGAGGGCGGCATCCGCGACGAGATGCTGAAGCGGGTGGCGGCGATGAAGGCGTCGGGGGTGCAGTTCGTGACTCTGCTCGCCCTCTCCGACGAGGGCGCGCCGGCGTACGACCGCGAGCACGCGGCGGCCCTAGCGGCGCTCGGCGCACCGGCGTTCGCCTGTACGCCCGACCTCTTCCCGGAGGTGATGGCGGCGGCGATCGAGAAGCGGCCGTTGCCGATACCGGACCGCGTGTGA
- a CDS encoding SigE family RNA polymerase sigma factor yields the protein MTAPGAGPGTGTGTGTGKGTRSGAAASGEPPVPSGTEWYQQPLGTEPDSGPDTDDPASAPAPPRLTPAQAFDALYAYCAPTLVQQTYLLTGQRRLAREAVERAFQLAWHRWPEVAVDRDPAGWVRAAAHDYALSPWRRLDPRAFQHREPPPADPTGRALLTALLELPPPYRRTLLLYDGVGLDLPDTAAETEASTPAAAGRLLYARATVTARLPQAVAPDDLNRLLAALPSDVRPGPTKPLALRTRADLRARRWIHAAIAFTTLLLTTTALTLHTAPDHYEPPVPPGTPVQGIPPRAAPGPLSKTEQKLRAKLRSEATAGPERLHPEAH from the coding sequence GTGACCGCGCCCGGGGCCGGGCCCGGAACCGGAACCGGAACCGGAACCGGAAAGGGAACCAGGAGTGGAGCCGCGGCTTCCGGCGAACCGCCGGTCCCGAGCGGGACCGAGTGGTACCAGCAGCCCCTGGGCACGGAGCCCGACTCGGGCCCCGACACCGACGATCCGGCCTCAGCCCCGGCCCCACCACGCCTGACACCCGCCCAGGCCTTCGACGCGCTCTACGCGTACTGCGCCCCCACCCTTGTACAGCAGACCTATCTGCTCACCGGGCAGCGTCGGCTCGCGCGTGAGGCCGTGGAGCGCGCCTTCCAGCTCGCCTGGCACCGCTGGCCGGAGGTGGCGGTCGACCGCGACCCGGCGGGCTGGGTGCGGGCGGCGGCCCACGACTACGCCCTCTCCCCCTGGCGCCGTCTGGACCCCCGCGCCTTCCAGCACCGCGAACCACCGCCGGCCGACCCCACCGGCCGAGCCCTGCTGACCGCACTCCTGGAACTGCCACCCCCGTACCGCCGGACCCTGCTCCTCTACGACGGCGTGGGCCTCGACCTGCCCGACACTGCCGCCGAGACGGAGGCCAGCACACCCGCCGCCGCGGGCCGCCTCCTCTACGCCCGCGCGACCGTCACCGCACGCCTCCCCCAGGCAGTGGCCCCCGACGACCTCAACCGCCTCCTCGCCGCGCTCCCGTCCGACGTCCGCCCCGGTCCGACCAAGCCGCTCGCCCTCCGCACTCGGGCCGACCTGCGCGCCCGGCGCTGGATCCACGCCGCGATCGCCTTCACCACCCTGCTCCTCACCACCACGGCCCTCACCCTCCACACCGCCCCCGACCACTACGAGCCCCCGGTCCCCCCGGGCACCCCGGTCCAGGGCATCCCCCCGAGAGCGGCCCCGGGCCCCCTGTCCAAGACCGAACAGAAACTCCGGGCCAAGCTCAGATCGGAAGCGACCGCCGGTCCGGAGCGCCTGCACCCGGAAGCCCACTGA
- the purN gene encoding phosphoribosylglycinamide formyltransferase → MAAKPVAKRLVVLVSGSGTNLQALLDAIATTGVEAYGAEIVAVGADRGGIEGLARAERAGLPTFVCRVKDHATRDEWDAALAEAVAAYEPDLVVSAGFMKIVGKEFLARFGGRFVNTHPALLPSFPGAHGVRDALAYGARVTGCTVHFVDDGVDTGPIIAQGVVEVRDEDDESALHERIKEVERRLLVDVVGRLARNGYRIEGRKVVIQ, encoded by the coding sequence GTGGCCGCCAAGCCCGTGGCCAAGCGCCTCGTCGTGCTGGTCTCCGGATCCGGCACCAACCTCCAGGCGCTGCTGGACGCCATCGCGACGACCGGCGTCGAGGCCTACGGCGCCGAGATCGTGGCCGTCGGAGCCGACCGCGGCGGAATCGAGGGACTCGCCCGCGCCGAGCGCGCCGGGCTGCCGACCTTCGTCTGCCGGGTCAAGGACCACGCGACGCGTGACGAGTGGGACGCGGCGCTCGCCGAGGCCGTCGCCGCGTACGAGCCCGATCTCGTCGTCTCCGCCGGGTTCATGAAGATCGTGGGGAAGGAGTTCCTGGCGCGGTTCGGCGGTCGGTTCGTCAACACGCACCCGGCTCTCCTTCCCAGTTTCCCGGGGGCTCACGGAGTGCGGGACGCGCTCGCCTACGGCGCCCGGGTCACCGGCTGCACCGTCCACTTCGTCGACGACGGCGTCGACACCGGACCGATCATCGCGCAGGGCGTGGTGGAGGTCCGGGACGAGGACGACGAGAGTGCTCTGCACGAGCGCATCAAGGAAGTCGAGCGAAGGCTGCTCGTCGATGTCGTGGGGCGGCTCGCCCGCAACGGCTATCGCATTGAGGGACGAAAGGTAGTTATTCAGTGA
- a CDS encoding cell division protein PerM — protein sequence MADVTHATDPNDPTAGPAHPTDHGWTASSTAPGVPMRQGAATASLYSSSPRSPLSPLLRRARRRSSKLVSGVLGGALAAGLGCAVFTALVTVLWISSPYPDSGPGGALHVAAALWLLSHGVELVRTDTLSGAPAPVGLVPLLLLALPVVLLHRSARDHAGDGSGVSARATWAGLVIGYATVGAVVTLYASGGVLRPSWLWAALCVPLLAALAAGTGVWAARGRSRLPLPALLGGARRTQGRRQLTAAAGRAAVAGVLVLTGGGALLVAVSLVWHGAATRESFLQLTEGLSGRFAVLLLCVALVPNAALWGAAYALGPGFVLSAGHTVAPLSAAAPVGFLPSFPLLAAVPAGGGAPAYWVVGLVPLAAGVTVGWFIAARAAADRSAPWTARRTAAAALFAALLSAAVFAVLTHLAGGSLGVAALTEFGPVGWRAGGAAGAWVGAVGIPVALAARWVRVRMRDRKTPAAEPTTGRRTAAGVPGARGAARTTAAGVPGIETGRVRTVGVPAPERPSTAATSTAATSTAALNASAGAGAGADSGAGADSGPDADRDSGSDAATPYDALDPYAHKSAASAVPPVWDPASREARWAALREVLTARAEGARPTARFSPPPSPGPDVSPGREPGTGSSSEAVAGGSAANGSDDGSAFAASPEGPPGLDSGAENRPGEVL from the coding sequence ATGGCCGACGTGACGCATGCGACCGACCCGAACGACCCGACGGCGGGGCCGGCCCACCCCACCGACCACGGCTGGACGGCATCCTCCACGGCACCCGGGGTGCCCATGCGGCAGGGCGCGGCGACGGCCTCCCTGTACTCGTCGTCGCCGCGGTCCCCCTTGTCGCCGTTGCTGCGGAGGGCGCGCCGCCGGTCGTCCAAGCTCGTCTCCGGGGTGCTGGGCGGAGCCCTCGCGGCGGGCCTCGGATGTGCGGTGTTCACCGCGCTCGTGACCGTGCTCTGGATCAGTTCGCCGTACCCGGACAGCGGGCCCGGCGGGGCACTGCATGTGGCGGCGGCCCTGTGGCTGCTCTCCCACGGCGTCGAACTCGTCCGCACCGACACCCTCTCCGGTGCGCCCGCCCCGGTCGGTCTCGTCCCGCTCCTCCTGCTCGCGCTGCCGGTGGTGCTGCTGCACCGTTCGGCCCGCGACCACGCGGGGGACGGCTCCGGGGTGAGCGCCCGTGCGACCTGGGCCGGACTCGTCATCGGATACGCGACCGTCGGCGCGGTGGTCACGCTGTACGCCTCCGGGGGAGTGCTGCGCCCGTCGTGGCTGTGGGCCGCGCTCTGCGTACCACTGCTCGCGGCGCTCGCGGCGGGCACGGGGGTGTGGGCGGCGCGCGGGCGCTCCCGGCTGCCCCTACCCGCGCTCCTCGGGGGTGCCCGGCGGACGCAAGGACGGCGGCAGCTGACGGCCGCCGCCGGACGAGCTGCCGTGGCAGGTGTACTCGTGCTGACCGGTGGGGGCGCCCTGCTGGTGGCGGTGTCCCTGGTCTGGCACGGAGCGGCGACCCGAGAGTCCTTCCTGCAGCTCACCGAAGGGCTGTCCGGGCGGTTCGCCGTCCTGCTGCTCTGTGTCGCCCTTGTCCCGAACGCGGCGCTCTGGGGGGCGGCTTACGCGCTCGGCCCCGGCTTCGTGCTGAGCGCCGGGCACACCGTCGCGCCACTGAGCGCGGCGGCTCCCGTCGGGTTCCTGCCGTCCTTCCCGTTGCTCGCCGCTGTTCCCGCGGGTGGGGGTGCGCCGGCGTACTGGGTGGTGGGGCTGGTGCCCCTCGCCGCGGGAGTGACGGTCGGGTGGTTCATCGCGGCGCGGGCCGCCGCCGACCGCTCGGCGCCGTGGACCGCGCGGCGTACGGCCGCCGCGGCTCTCTTCGCCGCGCTTCTGTCCGCCGCCGTCTTCGCCGTCCTCACCCACCTCGCCGGCGGCTCCCTCGGCGTCGCCGCGCTCACCGAATTCGGCCCCGTGGGGTGGCGGGCGGGCGGCGCGGCGGGCGCCTGGGTGGGCGCGGTGGGGATCCCGGTCGCGCTGGCGGCACGCTGGGTACGGGTACGCATGCGGGACCGGAAGACCCCGGCTGCCGAACCGACGACCGGCCGGCGAACGGCGGCGGGAGTGCCGGGGGCCAGGGGGGCCGCTCGGACGACTGCGGCGGGGGTGCCGGGGATCGAGACCGGGCGGGTGAGGACGGTGGGGGTGCCTGCGCCTGAACGGCCCTCCACCGCTGCCACGTCCACCGCTGCCACGTCCACCGCCGCCCTGAACGCTTCCGCCGGTGCCGGTGCCGGTGCCGACTCCGGTGCCGGTGCCGACTCCGGTCCCGATGCCGATCGCGACTCCGGTTCCGACGCCGCCACGCCGTACGACGCCCTCGACCCGTACGCCCACAAATCAGCCGCCTCTGCGGTCCCGCCCGTCTGGGACCCGGCTTCCCGCGAAGCCCGTTGGGCGGCACTGCGCGAGGTGTTGACGGCCCGAGCCGAAGGTGCTCGCCCCACGGCCCGCTTCAGCCCACCACCAAGCCCCGGCCCTGATGTAAGCCCCGGCCGTGAACCCGGGACCGGCTCGTCATCCGAGGCGGTGGCGGGCGGAAGCGCGGCGAACGGTTCCGATGACGGTTCCGCTTTCGCTGCCTCGCCCGAGGGCCCGCCGGGGCTCGACTCCGGTGCCGAGAACCGTCCCGGGGAAGTGCTCTGA
- the sucD gene encoding succinate--CoA ligase subunit alpha, protein MAIFLNKDSKVIVQGMTGATGMKHTRLMLADGTNIVGGVNPRKAGTSVDVDGTEIPVFGTVAEAIEKTGANVSVLFVPPAFAKAAVVEAIDAEIPLAVVITEGIAVHDSAAFYAYAGTKGNKTRIIGPNCPGLITPGQSNAGIIPGDITKPGRIGLVSKSGTLTYQMMYELRDIGFSSAVGIGGDPVIGTTHIDALAAFEADPDTDLIVMIGEIGGDAEERAADFIKANVKKPVVGYVAGFTAPEGKTMGHAGAIVSGSSGTAAAKKEALEAAGVKVGKTPTETAKLAREILNG, encoded by the coding sequence ATGGCTATCTTCCTCAACAAGGACTCCAAGGTCATCGTCCAGGGCATGACCGGTGCCACGGGCATGAAGCACACCAGGCTCATGCTGGCCGACGGCACGAACATCGTCGGTGGCGTGAACCCCCGCAAGGCGGGCACGTCCGTCGACGTCGACGGCACCGAGATCCCGGTCTTCGGCACCGTCGCCGAGGCGATCGAGAAGACGGGCGCGAACGTGTCCGTCCTCTTCGTACCGCCGGCCTTCGCCAAGGCCGCCGTCGTCGAGGCCATCGACGCCGAGATCCCGCTCGCGGTCGTCATCACCGAGGGCATCGCGGTCCACGACTCGGCCGCGTTCTACGCGTACGCCGGGACCAAGGGCAACAAGACCCGGATCATCGGCCCGAACTGCCCGGGTCTGATCACTCCCGGTCAGTCGAACGCCGGCATCATCCCCGGTGACATCACCAAGCCGGGCCGCATCGGTCTGGTCTCGAAGTCCGGCACGCTGACGTACCAGATGATGTACGAGCTCCGTGACATCGGCTTCTCCTCGGCCGTCGGTATCGGTGGCGACCCGGTCATCGGTACGACGCACATCGACGCGCTCGCCGCGTTCGAGGCCGACCCCGACACCGACCTGATCGTGATGATCGGTGAGATCGGTGGCGACGCGGAGGAGCGTGCCGCCGACTTCATCAAGGCCAACGTGAAGAAGCCGGTCGTCGGTTACGTCGCCGGGTTCACCGCCCCCGAGGGCAAGACCATGGGTCACGCCGGCGCCATCGTGTCCGGGTCCTCCGGTACGGCCGCCGCCAAGAAGGAGGCCCTGGAGGCCGCCGGCGTCAAGGTCGGCAAGACGCCCACCGAGACGGCGAAGCTCGCGCGCGAGATCCTCAACGGCTGA
- the sucC gene encoding ADP-forming succinate--CoA ligase subunit beta, with product MDLFEYQARDLFAKHGVPVLAGEVIDTPEAAREITERLGGKSVVKAQVKVGGRGKAGGVKLAATPDEAVARSTDILGMDIKGHTVHKVMIAETAPEIVEEYYVSYLLDRTNRTFLSIASVEGGMEIEEVAATRPEAVAKTPIDANVGVTPEVARGIVEAANFPAEVADKVADILVTLWKTFIEEDALLVEVNPLAKVASGDVLALDGKVSLDENADFRHPDHEELVDHAAANPLEAAAKEKNLNYVKLDGEVGIIGNGAGLVMSTLDVVAYAGEAHGGVKPANFLDIGGGASAAVMANGLEIILGDPDVKSVFVNVFGGITACDEVANGIVQALQLLKDKGEEVTKPLVVRLDGNNAELGRKILSDANHPLVQRVDTMDGAADKAAELAAAK from the coding sequence GTGGACCTGTTCGAGTACCAGGCGAGGGACCTCTTCGCCAAGCACGGTGTACCGGTGCTGGCCGGTGAAGTCATCGACACGCCTGAGGCGGCGCGCGAGATCACCGAGCGGCTGGGCGGCAAGTCCGTCGTCAAGGCTCAGGTGAAGGTCGGTGGTCGAGGCAAGGCCGGCGGCGTCAAGCTCGCCGCCACCCCGGACGAGGCCGTCGCCCGTTCGACGGACATCCTCGGGATGGACATCAAGGGCCACACGGTCCACAAGGTGATGATCGCCGAGACCGCTCCGGAGATCGTCGAGGAGTACTACGTCTCCTACCTCCTCGACCGCACCAACCGCACCTTCCTCTCCATCGCCTCCGTCGAGGGCGGCATGGAGATCGAGGAGGTGGCGGCCACCCGCCCCGAGGCCGTCGCCAAGACGCCCATCGACGCCAACGTGGGTGTGACCCCCGAGGTCGCGCGCGGGATCGTCGAGGCCGCGAACTTCCCGGCCGAGGTCGCCGACAAGGTCGCCGACATCCTCGTCACCCTGTGGAAGACCTTCATCGAGGAGGACGCCCTCCTCGTCGAGGTCAACCCGCTGGCGAAGGTCGCCTCCGGCGATGTCCTCGCCCTCGACGGCAAGGTCTCCCTGGACGAGAACGCGGACTTCCGCCACCCCGACCACGAGGAGCTCGTCGACCACGCCGCCGCGAACCCCCTCGAGGCCGCGGCCAAGGAGAAGAACCTCAACTACGTCAAGCTCGACGGTGAGGTCGGCATCATCGGCAACGGCGCGGGTCTCGTGATGAGCACCCTGGACGTCGTCGCGTACGCCGGTGAGGCGCACGGTGGCGTCAAGCCCGCCAACTTCCTCGACATCGGCGGTGGCGCCTCCGCCGCCGTCATGGCGAACGGCCTGGAGATCATCCTCGGCGACCCGGACGTCAAGTCCGTCTTCGTCAACGTCTTCGGTGGCATCACCGCCTGTGACGAGGTCGCCAACGGCATCGTGCAGGCGCTGCAGCTGCTCAAGGACAAGGGCGAGGAAGTCACCAAGCCCCTCGTCGTCCGTCTGGACGGCAACAACGCCGAGCTGGGTCGCAAGATCCTCTCCGACGCCAACCACCCGCTGGTGCAGCGCGTGGACACCATGGACGGCGCGGCCGACAAGGCCGCCGAGCTCGCGGCTGCGAAGTAA
- a CDS encoding D-lyxose/D-mannose family sugar isomerase, which produces MHSTIVVTADGVRPGEQIRLAPGESLPFGRTERPGTPHLRTGAEGVSRRRPGDP; this is translated from the coding sequence ATGCACAGCACCATCGTCGTGACCGCGGACGGAGTGCGTCCGGGCGAACAGATCCGACTCGCGCCCGGCGAGTCCCTGCCCTTCGGCCGTACGGAACGGCCGGGCACCCCGCACCTCCGTACCGGTGCCGAAGGGGTATCGCGTCGGCGCCCGGGAGATCCGTGA